A single window of Zeugodacus cucurbitae isolate PBARC_wt_2022May chromosome X, idZeuCucr1.2, whole genome shotgun sequence DNA harbors:
- the LOC128923120 gene encoding uncharacterized protein LOC128923120, with the protein MSEELIPSTELSLFAEQCPLGDESPTTENVDNESVVILDSDEQLINLLCSWDLSSNALIQFKRCGLKSVAILQMIHSHDIDEIFNARELIADTIKFRYNLQKWRLENNFDMLTCCSGDRTITNLSSIRSWLSSASTPSTSPNNEPNVEEVLKETVAGNDIIKKYENCGCLQESDQSAIVRIIVDKLNLTYYDAMFGALDANCRHYYLINLLHAVITPPRVNKNIKPSITDAQMDMMVHLININNFQQKLDELNESAHNEGLTLQPRVFVVGESPQNLKEFYVCVDNIKYKVGSLIRAIDLVVKMSFVFNIEYSVKSKYVWIFLQRYIYDISSKEKFPKIENILNKQNNVQ; encoded by the exons ATGAGTGAGGAGTTGATACCATCAACTGAGCTGTCGTTATTTGCCGAGCAATGTCCGTTGGGAGATGAGTCCCCTACAACGGAAAATGTCGACAATGAGTCCGTAGTAATTCTGGATAGTGATGaacagttaattaatttattgtgttCGTGGGATTTGTCGTCAAATGCATTGATACAGTTCAAGAGATGTGGTTTAAAGAGTGTAGCAATTTTGCAGATGATCCATTCCCACGACATTGACGAAATTTTTAATGCCAGAGAACTAATTGCGGACACAATTAAGTTCCGGTACAACTTGCAAAAATGGCGTTTAGAAAATAAT TTCGATATGCTCACGTGCTGTAGTGGTGATAGAACTATAACAaacctttcatccattcgaagcTGGCTGAGCTCTGCAAGCACACCTTCAACATCCCCAAACAACGAACCCAACGTCGAAGAGGTTTTAAAAGAAACAGTAGCAGGTAACGACATAATAAAGAAGTACGAAAACTGTGGTTGCCTCCAAGAAAGTGACCAATCTGCAATAGTTCGCATTATTGTGGATAAACTGAACCTGACGTATTACGACGCCATGTTTGGAGCACTTGATGCAA ATTGCAGGCATTATTATCTTATAAACTTACTACATGCAGTAATAACACCGCCGagagtaaataaaaacataaagcccTCCATTACAGATGCACAAATGGATATGATGGTGcatcttataaatattaataacttcCAGCAAAAACTTGACGAGCTAAATGAAAGCGCTCACAACGAGGGATTAACACTGCAACctagagtttttgttgttggtgagaGTCCTCAAAACTTGAAGGAATTCTATGTCTGTGTTGACAACATTAAATATAAAGTAGGTAGCTTAATTAGGGCTATAGATTTAGTTGTAAAAATGTCTTTTGTATTTAACATTGAATATTCCGTAAAGAGCAAATATGTGTGGATTTTCCTTCAACgatatatttatgatatttccTCTAAggaaaaatttcccaaaattgaaaatattttaaacaagcaAAATAATGTTCAATAA